A stretch of the Streptomyces sp. NBC_00078 genome encodes the following:
- a CDS encoding family 43 glycosylhydrolase, with protein MTHIARLRSRARSLAGHLAGLTAASMLLALAGPALPAQAAQSAEVSDVTDGLALWYKLDADSGTTVSDASGNGRTGTVNGTADWSASGQGLAFNGTDTYIKVPDDVMKGMDSITVSLDVRIDSTQTTPYFLYGFGNSSGGNGNGYLFSTGNSFRASAASGNWSTEQTTKPSDSHNLARSVWKHIAYTQTGTTGVLYEDGVEVGRNTSVSITPGAIGSGTTTADYIGRSVYSGDQLFKGRIRDFRVYDRALAGSEVEQLALPVDTQGVADDKAALTLGDTSAVTADLDLPKTGTAGGSSISWSSDNTDVVSDSGRVTRPAAGSPDGHATLTATLKKGTVTGTRTFEVTVLPDLDDTAATRQAADALTVHNLDDARGNLTLPADGAYGTSVTWSSADPDTVSADGVVHRPAHGEGATTIGLTATVTKGEASTTRVLTAKVPELPAKEALKGYMFSYFTGEGTADGEQLYSALSKGNDPLHWRELNDGKPVLTSTLGEKGLRDPFIIRSPEGDKFYQIATDLRIYGNGDWDAAQRTGSKSVMVWESTDLVHWTNQRLVKISPDSAGNTWAPEAFYDAKLGEYVVFWASKLYDNEAHSGDTYNRMMYATTRDFYTFSKPKVWIDRGYSVIDSTMIQHDGTYYRLSKDERNNTSSTPNSKFIFEEKSDSILNPSWTAVAEGIGKGTMSAAEGPLVFKSNTEEKWYAFLDEFGGRGYLPFETTDLDSGNWTPSTGYDLPAKPRHGTVLPVTQAEYDRLLRAYQPDQLVQSAENVKVKTRTGRAPVLPATVIAKYADGVERPVAVTWDDVPASAYAQAGTFTVTGHLPDGAAIPVQAEVTVSQEGGDIPAGLLLHYAFDETGGNIAVDSSGHGYHGTYVGTPGFGTGVDGGSFKMSGDSGSPYVKIPNGVLKNADSVTVSMYAKWKGGSGFQWLFGLGPDSDKYLFATPSNGGNSLYSAITKASWSAESKVTAGSQLTPGQWRHVTVTLDGATGTMVLYVDGVEAARTTTTIKPSDLYDANKDYSGYIGRSLYSADPYFGGEVDDFRIYDRALSASEVMELSGNTAGIAKATHPALKVDAIVDDADSKVTLPMKEGTDLTALAPEFTLAHGAAISPASGSVQDFTKPVAYEVTGSDGKKRTWTVSALVMKSPVLPGLNADPNIVRFGDTFYIYPTTDGFDGWSGTQFKAYSSTDLVHWKDHGVILDLGPDVSWADSRAWAPTIAEKDGKYYFYFCADANIGVAVSDSPTGPFKDALGHPLLKAGQFSGQMIDPAVFTDDDGQSYLYWGNGHAYVAPLNDDMTSLDTSKMKDITPSGYNEGSFVIKRKGTYYFMWSENDTRDENYRVAYATGPSPTGPWTKQGVILSKDLSLGIKGTGHHSVVHVPNTDDWYIAYHRFALPGGDGTHRETTIDKMEFDADGLIKKVVPTLTSIDPVTVVHAGPDVTGTEGDAIPLAGTVSGAGTPRWTPDDGAPCTVADPVSARTTLTCTDNGTYKITLTGGRSTDTTTVTVSNAAPSITSATGPGSPTAVGKRVVVSAAFTDPGTSDSHTCTLDWKDGTRPTAGSITGSGDGCRAEHTYVTAGIHRPVITVRDDDGGKDSRTLAELIVYDRDAGPASGAGTITSPAGAYPAGPGLTGKAAFAFDARYRKGAAKPTGQATFVFGAARLTFRSTGSDWLVVSGSHAIEQGSGTVDGRNGYAFRITATDGPDTLRIRIWKKSNGDVVYDNRTGAKVKGSVTVGDHRH; from the coding sequence ATGACGCACATCGCACGACTTCGCAGCCGCGCGAGAAGCCTGGCGGGCCATCTCGCCGGACTGACCGCCGCCTCGATGCTTCTTGCCCTCGCCGGACCGGCACTCCCCGCGCAGGCGGCACAGTCCGCCGAAGTCTCGGACGTCACCGACGGACTGGCCCTGTGGTACAAGCTGGACGCCGATTCCGGGACCACCGTGAGCGACGCCTCCGGCAACGGGCGCACCGGCACGGTCAACGGCACCGCCGACTGGTCGGCATCCGGTCAGGGGCTCGCCTTCAACGGCACCGACACCTACATCAAGGTGCCGGACGACGTCATGAAGGGGATGGACTCGATCACCGTCTCCCTCGACGTACGCATCGACTCCACGCAGACCACGCCGTACTTCCTCTACGGCTTCGGCAACTCCAGCGGTGGCAACGGGAACGGCTACCTGTTCAGCACCGGCAACTCCTTCCGTGCATCGGCCGCGAGCGGCAACTGGTCGACCGAGCAGACCACCAAGCCGTCCGACTCCCACAATCTGGCCCGCTCGGTCTGGAAGCACATCGCCTACACCCAGACCGGCACCACGGGCGTGCTCTACGAGGACGGCGTCGAGGTGGGCCGCAACACCTCGGTGAGCATCACCCCCGGCGCGATCGGCTCCGGCACCACCACCGCCGACTACATAGGCAGGTCCGTCTACTCCGGGGACCAGCTCTTCAAGGGCCGCATCCGCGACTTCCGCGTATACGACCGCGCACTGGCCGGGTCCGAGGTCGAGCAACTCGCCCTCCCCGTCGACACCCAGGGCGTCGCCGACGACAAGGCGGCCCTCACCCTTGGTGACACCAGTGCCGTGACGGCGGATCTGGATCTGCCGAAGACCGGCACCGCGGGTGGCTCCAGCATCAGCTGGTCCAGCGACAACACCGACGTCGTCTCGGACTCGGGCCGGGTGACCCGCCCCGCCGCCGGTTCGCCCGACGGCCACGCCACCCTCACGGCGACCCTGAAGAAGGGCACGGTCACCGGCACCCGCACCTTCGAGGTCACCGTCCTGCCCGACCTCGACGACACCGCCGCCACCCGGCAGGCCGCCGACGCGCTGACCGTCCACAACCTGGATGACGCACGCGGCAACCTCACCCTGCCCGCCGACGGCGCCTACGGCACGAGCGTCACCTGGTCCTCCGCCGACCCCGACACGGTCTCCGCCGACGGCGTGGTCCACCGCCCCGCACATGGCGAGGGCGCCACCACCATCGGCCTGACCGCCACCGTCACCAAGGGCGAGGCGAGCACAACCCGCGTCCTGACCGCCAAGGTGCCCGAACTGCCCGCGAAGGAAGCCCTCAAGGGCTATATGTTCAGCTACTTCACCGGCGAGGGCACAGCGGACGGCGAACAGCTCTACTCCGCCCTCAGCAAGGGCAACGACCCGCTGCACTGGCGGGAGTTGAACGACGGCAAGCCGGTCCTGACCTCCACGCTCGGCGAGAAGGGCCTGCGCGACCCGTTCATCATCCGCTCCCCCGAGGGCGACAAGTTCTACCAGATCGCCACCGACCTCAGGATCTACGGCAACGGCGACTGGGACGCCGCCCAGCGCACCGGCAGCAAGTCCGTCATGGTCTGGGAGTCCACCGACCTGGTCCACTGGACGAACCAGCGGCTGGTGAAGATCTCCCCCGACAGCGCGGGCAACACCTGGGCGCCGGAGGCGTTCTACGACGCGAAGCTCGGCGAGTACGTGGTCTTCTGGGCGTCGAAGCTGTACGACAACGAGGCGCACTCCGGCGACACGTACAACCGCATGATGTACGCGACCACCCGCGACTTCTACACCTTCAGCAAGCCCAAGGTGTGGATCGACCGCGGCTACTCGGTGATCGACTCGACGATGATCCAGCACGACGGGACGTACTACCGCCTGTCCAAGGACGAGCGCAACAACACCTCCTCCACCCCCAACAGCAAGTTCATCTTCGAGGAGAAGAGCGACTCGATCCTCAACCCCTCCTGGACCGCGGTCGCGGAGGGCATCGGCAAGGGCACCATGAGCGCGGCCGAGGGGCCGTTGGTGTTCAAGTCCAACACCGAGGAGAAGTGGTACGCCTTCCTGGACGAGTTCGGTGGCCGCGGCTATCTCCCGTTCGAGACGACGGACCTCGACTCGGGCAACTGGACCCCGTCCACCGGCTACGACCTGCCCGCCAAGCCACGCCATGGCACCGTCCTGCCGGTCACCCAGGCCGAGTACGACCGCCTCCTGCGCGCCTACCAGCCCGACCAGTTGGTGCAGAGCGCCGAGAACGTGAAGGTGAAGACCAGGACCGGTCGGGCGCCGGTCCTGCCGGCCACCGTGATCGCGAAGTACGCGGACGGCGTCGAGCGGCCGGTCGCGGTCACCTGGGACGACGTCCCGGCCTCGGCCTACGCGCAGGCCGGCACCTTCACCGTGACCGGCCACCTGCCGGACGGCGCGGCGATCCCCGTGCAGGCCGAGGTCACCGTGTCCCAGGAGGGCGGCGACATCCCGGCCGGCCTGCTCCTGCACTACGCCTTCGACGAGACGGGCGGGAACATCGCGGTCGACTCCAGCGGCCACGGCTACCACGGCACGTATGTCGGCACGCCCGGCTTCGGCACCGGCGTGGACGGCGGCTCGTTCAAGATGTCCGGCGACTCCGGTTCGCCGTATGTGAAGATCCCGAACGGTGTGCTGAAGAACGCCGACAGCGTGACCGTGTCGATGTACGCCAAGTGGAAGGGCGGCAGCGGTTTCCAGTGGCTGTTCGGGCTCGGTCCTGACAGCGACAAGTACCTGTTCGCCACTCCCTCCAACGGCGGCAACAGCCTCTACTCGGCCATCACGAAAGCGAGTTGGTCGGCGGAGTCGAAGGTGACGGCAGGCTCGCAGCTGACGCCCGGCCAGTGGCGGCACGTCACCGTCACCCTGGACGGCGCGACGGGCACGATGGTCCTCTACGTCGACGGCGTCGAGGCGGCCCGTACGACGACCACCATCAAGCCGTCGGACCTGTACGACGCGAACAAGGACTACAGCGGCTACATCGGCCGGTCCCTGTACTCGGCCGACCCGTACTTCGGCGGCGAGGTCGACGACTTCCGCATCTACGACCGGGCCCTGTCGGCCTCGGAGGTCATGGAACTCAGCGGCAACACCGCGGGCATCGCCAAGGCGACGCACCCCGCACTGAAGGTGGACGCCATCGTCGACGACGCCGACAGCAAGGTCACGCTGCCCATGAAGGAGGGCACCGATCTCACCGCGCTGGCCCCGGAGTTCACCCTCGCCCACGGCGCAGCGATCAGCCCCGCCTCCGGCAGCGTGCAGGACTTCACCAAGCCGGTGGCGTACGAGGTGACGGGATCCGACGGCAAGAAGCGCACCTGGACGGTCTCGGCGCTCGTCATGAAGAGCCCGGTCCTGCCGGGTCTGAACGCCGACCCGAACATCGTGCGGTTCGGTGACACCTTCTACATCTACCCGACGACCGACGGCTTCGACGGCTGGAGCGGTACGCAGTTCAAGGCGTACTCCTCCACCGACCTGGTCCACTGGAAGGACCACGGCGTCATCCTCGACCTGGGTCCCGACGTCAGCTGGGCGGACAGCAGGGCCTGGGCGCCGACGATCGCCGAGAAGGACGGGAAGTACTACTTCTACTTCTGCGCCGACGCCAACATCGGGGTCGCGGTGTCCGATTCGCCGACCGGTCCCTTCAAGGACGCGCTGGGTCACCCGCTCCTGAAGGCGGGCCAGTTCAGCGGCCAGATGATCGACCCGGCGGTCTTCACCGACGACGACGGACAGTCCTACCTCTACTGGGGCAACGGACATGCCTACGTGGCTCCGCTGAACGACGACATGACCTCCCTCGACACCTCGAAGATGAAGGACATCACGCCCAGCGGCTACAACGAGGGCTCCTTCGTCATCAAGCGCAAGGGCACCTACTACTTCATGTGGTCGGAGAACGACACCCGCGACGAGAACTACCGCGTCGCCTACGCCACCGGGCCCTCCCCCACCGGCCCCTGGACCAAGCAGGGCGTGATCCTTTCCAAGGATCTCTCCCTGGGCATCAAGGGCACCGGCCACCACAGCGTCGTGCACGTCCCGAACACCGACGACTGGTACATCGCCTACCACCGCTTCGCCCTCCCCGGCGGCGACGGCACGCACCGCGAAACCACCATCGACAAAATGGAGTTCGACGCCGACGGTCTGATCAAGAAGGTCGTACCGACCCTGACCAGCATCGATCCGGTGACCGTCGTCCACGCGGGTCCGGACGTCACCGGCACCGAGGGCGACGCGATCCCGCTCGCCGGCACCGTCTCCGGGGCGGGCACACCCCGCTGGACTCCCGACGACGGCGCACCCTGCACGGTCGCGGACCCCGTCTCGGCCCGGACCACCCTCACCTGCACCGACAACGGCACCTACAAGATCACCCTGACCGGCGGCCGCAGCACCGACACCACCACGGTCACGGTCTCCAACGCCGCCCCGTCGATCACTTCGGCGACGGGCCCCGGCTCGCCGACTGCCGTAGGGAAACGGGTGGTTGTCAGCGCCGCCTTCACCGACCCGGGCACCTCGGACAGTCACACCTGCACGCTCGACTGGAAGGACGGCACCCGTCCGACGGCCGGCAGCATCACCGGCTCCGGAGACGGCTGCCGCGCCGAGCACACCTACGTCACGGCGGGCATCCACCGTCCGGTGATCACCGTCCGGGACGACGACGGCGGCAAGGACAGCAGGACGCTTGCCGAGCTGATCGTGTACGACCGTGACGCCGGCCCGGCGTCCGGTGCCGGCACGATCACCTCCCCTGCGGGCGCCTACCCGGCCGGGCCGGGGCTGACCGGCAAGGCGGCCTTCGCCTTCGACGCCCGGTACCGGAAGGGGGCCGCCAAGCCCACCGGACAGGCCACGTTCGTCTTCGGTGCCGCCCGGCTCACGTTCCGCTCCACCGGCTCCGACTGGCTCGTGGTCTCCGGCTCCCATGCCATCGAGCAGGGGTCGGGCACTGTCGACGGCAGGAACGGCTACGCGTTCCGTATCACCGCGACCGACGGCCCCGACACCTTGCGTATCAGGATCTGGAAGAAGTCCAACGGCGACGTGGTCTACGACAACCGGACGGGCGCCAAGGTCAAGGGCTCCGTCACCGTCGGAGACCACCGGCACTAG
- a CDS encoding NAD(P)/FAD-dependent oxidoreductase: MTTATVVGAGPNGLAAAVALARAGVRVTVLEAADTIGGGTRSGEATVPGLLHDHCSAIHPMAVGSSFLNELGLDRHGLRWAWPDIDCVHPLDGGTAGVLHRSVARTAAGLGADGRVWRRLFQGPSAAYDTFGDDIMGPLLRLPRHPVRLARFGVPALAPASLLAKVFRTEEARGLWGGAAAHAFHPLERPFSASIGLGVVTAGHRYGWAVAVGGSRRITDALAALLLELGGKIETGVRVRTVAQLPRADVTVWDVAPRALADVLGDLLPVRIARAYRRYRHGPGAFKVDFAVEHGVPWRAEAARRAGTVHVGGTYAQIAAAERDIHAGRMPARPFVLVGQQYLADPSRSVGDVHPVWSYAHVPHGYTGDARSAVIAQIERFAPGFRDRIVATAVRTTRGFAEYNPNFVGGDIMTGATDFPQLVLGPRPTLQPYDTGVPGHYLCSAATPPGAGAHGMCGAHAAARALRHLRA, encoded by the coding sequence ATGACCACCGCGACCGTCGTGGGAGCCGGGCCCAACGGTCTGGCCGCCGCCGTAGCCCTGGCTCGCGCCGGTGTGCGGGTCACCGTGCTGGAGGCGGCGGACACGATCGGTGGCGGCACCCGTTCCGGCGAGGCGACCGTGCCGGGGCTGCTGCACGATCACTGCTCGGCCATCCATCCCATGGCCGTGGGCTCGTCGTTCCTGAACGAGCTGGGCCTCGACCGTCACGGTCTGCGCTGGGCGTGGCCGGACATCGACTGCGTGCATCCGCTGGACGGTGGCACGGCCGGGGTGCTGCACCGCTCGGTCGCCCGGACCGCCGCCGGTCTCGGCGCCGACGGCCGAGTCTGGCGTCGGCTGTTCCAGGGCCCTTCAGCGGCGTACGACACCTTCGGCGACGACATCATGGGCCCGCTTCTGCGCCTGCCCCGGCACCCGGTCCGGCTCGCCCGCTTCGGCGTTCCCGCGCTCGCCCCGGCGTCGCTGCTGGCGAAGGTGTTCAGGACGGAGGAGGCCCGGGGGCTGTGGGGCGGGGCCGCGGCGCACGCCTTCCATCCGCTGGAGCGGCCGTTCAGCGCGAGCATCGGGCTGGGCGTCGTCACCGCGGGACACCGCTACGGCTGGGCGGTCGCCGTGGGAGGCTCGCGCCGCATCACCGACGCCCTGGCGGCCCTCCTGCTCGAACTCGGCGGGAAGATCGAGACCGGCGTGCGGGTGCGGACCGTCGCCCAGCTTCCGCGCGCGGACGTGACCGTCTGGGACGTGGCGCCCAGGGCTCTCGCCGACGTCCTCGGCGATCTGCTGCCGGTCCGTATCGCCCGCGCCTACCGGCGCTACCGGCACGGACCGGGTGCCTTCAAGGTCGACTTCGCGGTCGAGCACGGAGTGCCCTGGCGGGCCGAGGCGGCGCGGCGGGCGGGGACGGTGCACGTCGGCGGCACGTACGCGCAGATCGCCGCCGCGGAGCGGGACATCCACGCCGGGCGGATGCCGGCCCGCCCCTTCGTCCTGGTCGGACAGCAGTATCTGGCCGACCCCTCGCGCTCGGTCGGCGACGTTCACCCCGTGTGGTCGTACGCCCATGTCCCGCACGGCTACACCGGTGACGCCAGGTCGGCGGTCATCGCGCAGATCGAGCGGTTCGCCCCCGGCTTCCGGGACCGCATCGTCGCCACCGCGGTACGCACCACGCGCGGGTTCGCCGAGTACAACCCCAACTTCGTCGGCGGCGACATCATGACCGGCGCCACGGACTTCCCGCAGCTCGTCCTCGGACCACGCCCCACCCTGCAGCCGTACGACA